A single window of Amphiura filiformis chromosome 17, Afil_fr2py, whole genome shotgun sequence DNA harbors:
- the LOC140137070 gene encoding uncharacterized protein — MDAYITLSPSNDGITDDAPADVGIPKIAIGGWSNQESGFLCNSNDDWERFPSPNILSSIEEREFFVQFVDGSLEVGKVGEAPFMTVSYSCAVDVKYIGIASGHGGDVQWRYCEYAAF, encoded by the exons ATGGATGCTTACATCACTTTGTCACCGAGTAATGATGGAATTACTGATGATGCACCCGCCGATGTCGGCATTCCCAAGATTG CAATTGGTGGATGGTCAAATCAGGAATCTGGATTCCTATGCAACTCGAACGATGACTGGGAACGATTTCCTTCACCCAACATTCTTAGTTCAATCGAGGAAAGGGAATTTTTTGTGCAATTTGTAGACGGCTCTTTGGAAGTAGGAAAAGTTGGGGAAGCGCCGTTTATGACTGTAAGTTACAGTTGTGCCGTGGATGTCAAGTATATTGGCATAGCATCTGGTCATGGCGGCGACGTTCAATGGAGATATTGTGAATATG cagcattctag
- the LOC140137069 gene encoding extracellular matrix organizing protein FRAS1-like: MTVCIQIVDDDLVEGDESFTVELIPLLSFGASMDPVTLTVIIRDNEEVSYEFDRPTYITRESDDGDNGGYFSVKILRLGDLTRQTSVRPTYHLEKNTYTVQESNGQVTVAVNRDGDTSQAGSVVLYTSDVEAESPSDYAASSFEISFQPGESTQSRTIPITTDNILEPSQSFEVTLRDPVNGDLSSPVASTVVINDDDVTVSLLNNNLLASEDGGSVRITFVRQGYLGGQSTVYVRTKDATASSIQPNADFEAIDTTVQFDSRESTKYLDIKIHSDRVPENWEYFHLEIVGTDATTIAEPSTAIVTISDSVSTKRISGSFNLVEVDGEPAIFQSDLGNDISQAYLDLEEDVLATLKPVLTQLAGFVDVQIVAFLPGKSIIVEFVVECSSSSPVRFVDVVRVVASNTDNNGYLGGSTLRLYYTAEEGLSDAGKAGIAIASVVTFLTIIILSAMICFRMLRPRSGKTLNVSNLSPDYQTNPPIVYDGANIQTGLPYSQQNHLLF; this comes from the exons ATGACAGTCTGTATTCAGATAGTTGATGATGATTTGGTGGAAGGGGATGAGTCTTTCACTGTAGAGCTTATTCCTTTACTCTCATTTGGAGCATCAATGGATCCTGTCACATTGACCGTGATTATCAGGGACAACGAAG AGGTATCATACGAGTTTGATCGACCAACATACATCACTCGAGAAtcagatgatggtgataatggTGGTTATTTTTCTGTCAAGATTTTACGATTAGGAGATTTAACCCGTCAGACGTCTGTTC GACCAACATATCACCTAGAAAAGAACACGTACACAGTGCAAGAATCAAACGGACAGGTAACTGTTGCAGTCAACAGGGATGGGGATACATCACAAGCAGGGAGTGTAG TGCTTTACACGTCAGATGTTGAGGCAGAGTCTCCATCAGATTATGCGGCATCTTCATTTGAGATCAGTTTCCAACCGGGAGAAAGCACACAAAGCCGAACGATACCAATAACTACCGATAATATCTTAGAACCATCACAGTCGTTTGAGGTGACCCTGAGGGATCCTGTGAATGGAGATCTGTCTTCACCTGTTGCATCAACGGTAGTgatcaatgatgatgatg TGACAGTATCACTGCTAAATAATAACTTACTCGCAAGTGAGGATGGGGGCTCTGTAAGAATCACTTTTGTGAGACAAGGATATTTGGGTGGACAGTCAACTGTAT ATGTTCGTACTAAAGATGCCACCGCTTCTAGTATTCAACCTAATGCTGATTTTGAAGCAATTGATACAACAGTTCAGTTCGATTCTCGCGAGTCAACTAAATATCTGGATATCAAAATCCATTCGGACAGGGTTCCTGAGAATTGGGAATATTTTCACTTGGAAATTGTAGGCACTGATGCAACTACTATTGCTGAGCCATCAACTGCAATTGTGACGATTTCGGATTCAG TGTCTACGAAACGGATCTCAGGCAGCTTTAATCTTGTTGAAGTTGATGGAGAGCCAGCCATCTTCCAGTCGGATTTAGGAAACGATATCTCTCAAGCTTATCTTGACCTAGAGGAAGATGTGTTAGCAACG CTCAAACCTGTTTTAACTCAACTTGCTGGGTTTGTGGATGTTCAGATTGTGGCATTTTTACCAGGAAAGAGCATAATCGTTGAATTTGTAGTCGAGTGTTCATCGAGCTCACCTGTTAGATTTGTAGATGTCGTTAGAGTTGTGGCGTCTAACACTGACAACAATGGATATCTTGGTGGCTCTACGCTACGGCTGTATTATACAG CTGAAGAAGGTTTATCTGATGCAGGGAAAGCAGGTATTGCCATTGCATCAGTGGTGACATTTCTCACCATAATAATTCTCTCTGCAATGATTTGCTTCCGAATGTTACGACCTCGCTCTGGTAAAACACTTAATGTCTCTAACTTGTCTCCTGACTACCAAACCAATCCACCTATCGTGTATGATGGAGCCAATATACAG ACTGGATTGCCGTATTCACAACAAAATCATCTGTTGTTTTGA